One Drosophila willistoni isolate 14030-0811.24 chromosome XL unlocalized genomic scaffold, UCI_dwil_1.1 Seg142, whole genome shotgun sequence genomic window, CTAAATGCCAGCCCAGAAAAACAATCTATAGCCGATATCTCCATAGTGGATACCAGCGAAAGGACCATGAAATTGCGCTCCATTATACCACAAACGGAATACATGACTATCGAGCAGTTGACCAATGAAAAGAAGCATACGTTGCGCAACAGCATCCGGCGATCCACTCGTGATGTTCTACGTCATGTGTTCCACAAGTCTCATGATGCCTATGACACGGCCAAGTGAGGAGAGCAGCAGCATCTCATCGCATCTTTTTAATGTTTCTTATCCAAACCATTAAGCACCATTATCATCATGAACATCACTATATTGCACCCAAAGATTGTCAGAATTAAGgaaaatttattattgttatgcATAAACATTTTCCCCGCCCCCACACATTTGGGAGGAAAGGGCGGAGGAGCACAAGCTGAACCTGCTCCTCGTTCTACCATTACTAAAAATGGCGAAGTATATCTAAACGGATCACAAGGACTATTTACTTGTTacctgtttttctttttgctttttgcactttcatgttttttcttgctcttttttttaaatgtttgttaAATTGCACGTTTATTTCCTTtataaatgtaatttttttttaatatatataaatgtatctatattttttaatgcaagtgtgtgtgtgtgtccttgGGGGGGGAgtgaagtgtgtgtgtgtggggggcgAAACCACTACTTGTAAACGGTTTGTAATAGAGGACGACGACGTTGATCGATCGGCTTATAGGCATGCTGATAGACACTGGCCAATCGCCAATGTTCCGGATATCCACCCTGTCCAGAGCCACCACCTTGACTACGGAATGGAGGGACCAATGTATCAATATCATAATTCTTTTTGGCATATGGCTGTCGTGGGCGTGGCACAACCAAAACACGTCCTCCGCCGCCGCCTCCACACGAAGGCGACATGTCATCAATGCCAACAAAATCCCCGGAAGCATTATGCTTGGGCACACCAGCACGAAAGGCTGCCTTGCTGCCGAGGCAATGGCCAAAACTGGGGCCACAGCAGCGAGATGGGGCCGGAGCCACTTTGTGGCAAAGACGTCGTGCCGGTCGCCGCAGCAATGTGTCCCGCTTGCAAGATGGTCCAGTCGGACGACAGCCATGCCCCATCAGATCCATGCCGCTGCCGCCGACATCAGAGTTATCGGGTCCAAGATACTTCTCACGCAATGCCTGATATGCTTTGTCGCCCAACATGGGCGAGGATTGATACTGCTTGGACATCCGCGATGTGGGCATGCCACGCAGCTCGGCGAGATTGCCAAAACTtacgccgccgccgccgcctccaCCGGCTGATGGTCCTCGCCGGCAATGGGAGGCACTGGAGTCACGGGAGACACTGCGTGCCCGAGCACGTGCTGGAGGTGGGGAATAGTCGCAGGCACAGGGATCATCCCGATCGATGGTACGACCTCCAAAGTCGGTTTTACGTCGCAAAATGTCCTTGTCAAAGAAATCCGTTTCGCCCAATGTGTTGGTGAATACTCCAGCCGAACGGCCACGACCCTGGGCTGATTGCTCCTCTCTTGGCGTCTTGACACACGTGAAGACAGCCGGGCCCGCCGAATCGTTGGAACCATCAATATGTCTGGCCAATTGCGGCTCATCGCCCGGATTGGCAGGCTTAAAGTCCCAACAGATGGCCAAATCCATGGCGCCCATTTTCTTTGAGGGCGCTGAACCAGTACCACGAAAACCAGATGATCCATAGGCATCGCCACCGCCTCCGCCCAGAGCCTGTGGCACAATGCCACCGCCCGTCTTTGGACGATACACTTTCATCTTGGTGCAGTGCGTCGGCCCGGCATTATGAGTCTTTACGCCCACGCCCGTGGCAATGGGATCAATGTCGAGAGCAAGTCCAGCATGGCCGCCACTTATTTGGGCACGACGAAATGCCAAATCGGCCACACAATCGGGCAACGGCTGATGATCCAGATTATCCTGATGCATCCGCTTGGCCAGCTCGAAGTTGGCATAGGCGGGCACCACAGGCGATGGGCATCGCTCATTGGGCTTCTCGGTTATGGAATGCAGCGGCATTTTCTTTAACAAATCCGGTGGCGGTGGATACGACGATTCCGGATTGTTTGCTGTGCCAACAAGTGGCAGAGATATTAAATCTTTGCCCGGATCAAAATCCGTGGATGTATATCGAGCCTGGGCAGTGGCCAGTGAGGGAAACTGTGAGCTATTAATGGTTGGCTTGCTTCTATCTTTATCGTCCGACAAGTAGAGGCGATTCAATGGCAATTGCGGTGGCTCTAGGCCATGATCCGTATGCAGCTTCTGGTCAAGTAATTGCTGATGTGAGGGCAAACGGAAGGCCGGTTCAGTAAAGTCTCCGGGTGTATAAGTTAAATCCGTTCCTAAAGCTGCTTGTGACATGGTTTGATCTTTTTTAGAGAGAGGAAAACCCAAGGGCAACTACAAATGTaaatgaagatgatgatgatgatgatgacgagaTGGATGTGCGTTTGGTGCAAGGATTAACTGCACTCGTGGACAATTTCCTCCTCCTCCGGCTGCTGCTTCGGCTGTTGTATTTGCTGGGCGGCGCTAGTTTTTTTCTTCGCCTTCTCCGTATcctttagtgatgttttgctATTCTGTTTACGATTCTTATGCGATCCAGAGACACTACCTCGACTGGCTTCCTTCTTGAGCGGAAACTTGGTAGGACTTTTAGGCTTTCCTTGCTGCTGCTTGTAGGTTGGCTTCGACTTGCTGTTGGCCTGATGCTTACCTTTACCTTTGCTCAGAGATGACGCGCCACTTAGATCATTGGCACTGGACACCAATTTACGGGTCTTGGGAAAGGCAGTCACATTCCGTTTATGTGTCTTCTTTTTCAATTCTTTTTTGCCGCTCTCCACTTTCGATTTTGGCATTGACACATCCGACTTGTCCGGCTTATCGGACTTTTCCTCCTACAAGTGCAATGCGAattggatggatggatggatggaaaTGTGAAATGTGCAATGAAACGATGCAGTGCTGGAGGAGAATACACGTGGGCTTACCGGCAAAATACACTGGGGACGCTTGCAACGTAAACTCCGTTCATGTAGATCCAAAACCTTTTGCACTCCCTCACACTTGGGCTGGCATTTGGGTCGATCCCAATACGGATCACCCTTGATGCCCAGGGTCAAACGAGTATCGCAGGCCTGAGCTCGCTGATTCTCGAGCTGGCAACAGCATAGATCACGCGGAAAGTCCCGGAATTTATAGCGACCACTC contains:
- the LOC6644595 gene encoding protein Flattop homolog gives rise to the protein MAFNFSANQFDQRFRAAGLSNWEYPRFSPPRPRSLKLNVTPVTDKNGHLLPTARRDGNSFGNFRGTYELPLRITRSFCARYDACLSGRYKFRDFPRDLCCCQLENQRAQACDTRLTLGIKGDPYWDRPKCQPKCEGVQKVLDLHERSLRCKRPQCILPEEKSDKPDKSDVSMPKSKVESGKKELKKKTHKRNVTAFPKTRKLVSSANDLSGASSLSKGKGKHQANSKSKPTYKQQQGKPKSPTKFPLKKEASRGSVSGSHKNRKQNSKTSLKDTEKAKKKTSAAQQIQQPKQQPEEEEIVHECS
- the LOC6644596 gene encoding uncharacterized protein LOC6644596; this translates as MSQAALGTDLTYTPGDFTEPAFRLPSHQQLLDQKLHTDHGLEPPQLPLNRLYLSDDKDRSKPTINSSQFPSLATAQARYTSTDFDPGKDLISLPLVGTANNPESSYPPPPDLLKKMPLHSITEKPNERCPSPVVPAYANFELAKRMHQDNLDHQPLPDCVADLAFRRAQISGGHAGLALDIDPIATGVGVKTHNAGPTHCTKMKVYRPKTGGGIVPQALGGGGGDAYGSSGFRGTGSAPSKKMGAMDLAICWDFKPANPGDEPQLARHIDGSNDSAGPAVFTCVKTPREEQSAQGRGRSAGVFTNTLGETDFFDKDILRRKTDFGGRTIDRDDPCACDYSPPPARARARSVSRDSSASHCRRGPSAGGGGGGGVSFGNLAELRGMPTSRMSKQYQSSPMLGDKAYQALREKYLGPDNSDVGGSGMDLMGHGCRPTGPSCKRDTLLRRPARRLCHKVAPAPSRCCGPSFGHCLGSKAAFRAGVPKHNASGDFVGIDDMSPSCGGGGGGRVLVVPRPRQPYAKKNYDIDTLVPPFRSQGGGSGQGGYPEHWRLASVYQHAYKPIDQRRRPLLQTVYK